The DNA sequence TCCACGGCTACCTGGCCGGTGAGCACTTCACGTGCGAGAAGTGCGCGGCCATGCACCCGAACGCGGAGCCTCAGGCTTGTGAGGTATGGACGCGCGTCATGGGTTACTTCCGCCCGGTCCAGTCCTTCAACATCGGCAAGAAGGGCGAGTACCACGAGCGCCAGATGTTCTCCGAGAGCGCTGCCGAGGCGCACGGTGAGCTCGTCAGCGCGTTCCCTCCCGTGCGTGGTCGCTGACGTGAGCGGCCGTTCCCACTGTGACGAGGCCGGGGCGTCCTGGGAGGGCACGTCGGCTCTGGGCGTCCCCGGCCTCGTCCCGGGGCGGACCGTGCGCGAGTGGACGCCGGAGGACCTGCAGATCGCGGGCCTCGTGCCGATGTCGAGCGTGGACTGGCCGGGGAAGTTCGCGGCGTCCCTGTTCCTGCAGGGCTGTCCCTGGGCGTGCCCGTATTGCCACAACAGCGCGATCATCGACCCGCGCATCCCGGGCGTGGTCGCGTGGAGCGCGCTTGAGGAGCTGCTGGCGCGCAGGTGCGGCCTCCTCGATGGTGTCGTGTTTTCCGGTGGCGAGGCTACCCGACAGGTCGCGCTCGGGGTGGCAATGGCGCGTGTACGTGAGCTTGGCTTCGGCGTCGGCCTGCACACCGCGGGCCCCTACCCGCGCCGCCTGGTGGACTTGCTCGGGCAGGGCCTCGTCGACTGGGTAGGCATCGACGTGAAGGCGACCCCCCAGAACTACGAGGCCGTGGCTGCGCGTCCGGGTGCCGGTGAGCGGGCATGGGAGTCGCTGGGCGTCGTCCTGGCGCACCCCGAGGTGGACCATGAGGTGCGCCTGACCGTCTACCCGGACGGTCCCGGCGACGGCTTTGAGGTAGCGACACGAGCGCGCGAGATGGGAGTGCGGTCTTTCGCGCTCCAGCAGGCGCGTGACCTGGGTGCGCCGGTCGGCTTCTCCGCGACCAGGCCGGGGTGGGATGATCAGGTTCGCTCCCTCGCACGCGATATCGAAACGCTGGACTTTGACAGGTTTGTCTTCCGCGGGGCCTCATGACGCTTTTGTCAAGTGACAGCGCCGCATCTTGGGAATAAATATGGTCAAGTTTTCACTTATTACCACTGATCGCGGTATCGTGTAACAACCTCATGACCGTGAAGTCTGGAGTTTCGATGGCTGAAGAGCTGCATTTCGATGATCCTTTGGCGGCCGCCCAGGACCCGTCGACTGATGCTGAAGCGCTGCGCCAACTGGCGTACCGCTACCCCGAGCTGCGCGTGGCCGTAGCTGCGCACCCGCACGCCTACCGCGGGCTGCTCGACTGGTTGCACCAGTTCAACGACCCGCAGGTCAACGCCGCCCTCGAAGCTCGAGACGACTACGACGGCTATATCGACTCCAACGGCTACCTCGTCATGCACGGAGACGTGTCCGGTGCTGTCGCCGGCTCTTCGATCCGTACGTCCGAGTCCGGCATGTACGTCCTGGGTCAGGGCGGCGTGAACTCCTACTCGCAGGTGGAGCGCACGACCCCCTACTCCGCGGTCGTGGGCTCAAACGCGCCCGTGCCGAAGGTGGGCGCGCGTGAGCAGGTCGTTGCCCAGGTGCAGCGCCAGTCAATCATGGGTTCCAAGAGCGCCCAGGATCCCGAGGCGACCGCCGTCTACCCGAGCGCATCCGCCGGCTCGTCCTACCCCAACGCGTCGGGTGCCCCCGCACGTATGCACCCGACGCCGCAGGTTTACCCGGGTGCTGGGGCCTCCTACCAGGTGCAGTCCAATGCTTCGCAGCAAGCGGTCCCTCAGGAGACAAAGGAGCGCCGCGGCTTCCCGTTTATGGCCGTCATCCTGGGTATCCTCGCGATCACAGCGGCCGTGCTCCTCGCCTTCGTCATCTACGTGTTCACGCGCGGATATGAGGGACCTGCGGCCGGATCGGCCCCGAGCGCCTCGTCGTCCTCCGCGTCGGACCCCACTCCGTCGGCAAGCGCCACGACCGAGGAACCCGTGAAGTACCCGGCACCCGCCGGATCCATCACCGTTGACTCGTTCTCGTCGCCGTCCGGCAACATCACCTGCTCGTTCACCGCTGATAGTGTCAGCTGTGGCATCGCAGAGTCCGATTGGGCGGAGGAAGGCTACGCCTCCTGCTCCGGCAGCAAGGTCGGTGTCCTGAGCACCTCGAAGGACAAGGCGGGCCAGTCCTGCGAGAGCGCCGTACCCTCGGGTGGAAATGCGCTCGCCTACGGTGCCGCCGCCACCAAGGGGGACTTCGCGTGCCACTCCACGCAGGACGGCATCAGCTGTTGGAATACGAAGACCGGCCAGTCCTTCGCGCTGGCTCGCGGCGGATGGATGACCGGTACGACCGGCGAGATCTCTCCCGAGAAGTTCAAGTGGAACGACTGAGTTCACAACGAGCATAAGGAGGCGGACCCGAGGAGATTCTCGGGTCCGCCTCCTTTGTCAACGTGTACGAAGCGGGATGAGGCCGCGCTGTCCGGCGCACGCTCCGCGAAGCGGCGGTGCGACTCGAAGCGGACGCGGCCCCTGCCTCGTCCCCGATGGCCTACTGGGCCTTCTCGATGGGGCCCAGGATCAGGTTCGCCCACGCGGCGTGCAGGGACTCCTGGTCGGAGGGCTGGAAGAGACCGGCGAGGGCGTCCCGGTACAGGCGCGAGAGTTCGTGCGTGTTGTAGTAGGCGCTGCCGCCGCACGCGCGCATAGCCTGTTCGACGGCTCGCAGTGTGGCCTCGGCGGCCGTGTTCTTCGCGGCGGACAGCTGCGGCATCCAGGCTCGACCGCGGTCCACGCCCTCGTCGATGTCTCGGGCAAGCTCGCGGATCTGCGGGCCGACAGCGTTCATGATGAGGGCCGCCTCGGCGATGCGCCAGCGGATGTCGGGGTCGTTGGAGTAGGTCGTCTGGTTCTTCACGGAGCGGCGCTTCGCCACGTGCTCGGCGGCGACCTCAACGGCGCGCTCGCCCACGCCCTGGTAGGTTGCGGCGAGCAGGATCTCGAAGTGGGAGAAGATCCCGAAGATAACGGGGTCGGCGCTGGGACCCGGATCCGTGATCGTCAGGATCCGCTCGGCGGGCACGGTGACGCCCTCGAGTAGAGTCGTCATGGACTGTGTGGCGCGCATGCCCAGCGTGTCCCAGTCGTCCTTGATCGAGTAGCCCTCATCGTCGCGGTGAACGATGCCGAACACCGACTTGGGTCCCTCTTCTGTCTCGGCGCGCCCGAAGATCAGTAGGCGCGTCCACACGGGGGACAGGGAGGTAAAGATCTTGGTGCCTTCGAAGGAGTAGCCGTCTGCGGTCGCAGTCGCGCGGGTCGTGGAGCCGAAGAGCACGAGGTCGTTGCCCGGCTCGGAGATGCCGAAGCCGAATACCTCGCCGGCGGCCGCGTCGCGCAGGATCTGTTCGCCGCGCGCGTTCCCTGCCGCAACCAGGTAGCGGCCGAGGCCAACGATGATCTGGTGCATGTTAATGCCCAGCGCGGTGCCGGGTGCTGCCGCGGCCAGAGCCGTCTGCTCGGCGCAGATCTGGGTCAGGCTCAGGCCAGCGCCCCCGTATTCGGCGGGTACAAAGGCTGAGAGATAGCCGGCCTCGCGCAGCTCCTCTAGGTCGCGCTTGGGGTAGGTGTTGTGCGCGTCGACGTCGGCGGCGCGCTCGTGGATACGGGCAAGCAGGTCGGTGTCCAGGAAACTCATCGCGGTCCTCTTTCAGCTCGGACATGGGGACGAGGCCGGGGTGCCTCGCGCGCCTCGGTGCTCCTCGTGGGTGTCGATGCGCGGAATGATCCCCGTTGTCGGGGGTGACCTCACTGTAGCGCCGAGAATGAGGAAGAGGCGAGATGTAATGTGCCTGACGGGGCGTTGTCTGGCCCCTGGCCGCTCCCATTCGATAGGCTGGACACTGTGAGTACTCCGAACGCGCCCCGCAATGCCCTCACCCCTCGCCAGCGATTCCTGCGCGAGCGTCAGCAGCGTCAAAACACGACGTTCGCTGTCATTGGTGTCGTGATGTTAGCGGCCGCGGTGTTGGCCTCCCTCGTCTTCACGGGCATCATCCCCGTTCCCTTCGGCAACGACTTTTCGGTGAAGATCAAGTACGCCGAGACCGGTGACATCCCCTGCCCGACGGCGAATGCGAAGCCCGTCGCCCCTGAACAGGTGTCCGTCACGGTCATCAATACGACGCAGCACCAGGGTCTGGCCTCCAAGGCGACGGACATGCTCAAGACCGCCGGCTTCCAGACCCAAGAGCCCGCGAGCGCAGACGTCGAATACACGGGCAAGGTGCGTATTACCGCTGGTCCGAACGCCGTGGACAATGCTTACTCGGTGGCGCGCTTCTTCCCCGGTGCTCACGTGCGTCTCACCGACGAGCAGGATGCAACCGTGACGGTCGAGCTCGGAACGTTCTACGACGACGCGATGAGCGCCGAAGACGTACAGCGAATCCTGAAGTCTATGGACCCCGTCGAACAGCCCGCGAAGTGCCGCCCCATGTCGGGAAGTGAACAAGACAAGTGAAGAAAGGCCGCCCCTCGGGGCGGCCTTTTCGTATCGGCTGCGGCGCTCCGTGAGGGGAGCTCGGGTGAGGGGGAACGTTTGCTCAGCGGCTGGAGAGCGGGCCGACGGTACCGCGGCCTCGGATGTTCTCGAGGAGCGCCTCACCATCCGAGCCGTACCAGACGGGGATGGACTCGGGGACGGTCCACAGCACGTCGGGCACCATGGCCTCGAAGCTACCGTGGGCCATAAACTGTTCGATCTCCGAGAGGGACCGGATCGCGATGCCCGCGACGCAGTGGGGGAACTCGCGGGCGAACTCCGCGTAGATTTCGGGGTCGTGCTGCCCGTCGTCGCCGACGAGGAGCCAGCGTATCTGCGGGAACATGCGCGCCAGGCGGCGCAGTTCGCGCCTCTTGTGTTCGGGACCGGAACGGAACCATCCCGTGTTTGAGGGGCCGAAGTCCGTCATGAGGAAGCCGCCCGCCGGGTAGCCGGAGCGCTCCAGGAAGGAGCGCACGGTCGGCACGACGTTCCACGCGCCGGTGGACAGGTACATGATGGGAGAGTGGGTGCCCTCGGGCACGCCCTCGGACGAGGCCGAGGATGTCGTGAGCGTCGTCAGCAGATTCGACATGCCGGGGACGGCCTCTCGCGAGGAGACGCGGTCCACGAAGGCGTGCTTCGCGGCCGTCACGAGGCGCGGCAGCATCGACACCATGACGGTGTCGTCGATGTCTGAAACGACGCCGAAATGTTCGTAGTCTGACACGATGCGCACGCGCACGCAGGCGGGGCGTCCGGCGCGGATGCGTCCCTTGCGGGGGTGTTCGTGCATCGCCGAGGCCGGGGCGGGCAGGGGCGTCGCGGTGCGCAGGGTGGCGGCGAGCTTGGCGGCCGTCTCCTCGGACATGCCGAGTGCGCGCACGTCGCCCGCGTGCAGGACCTGGATGGTTGCGTCGTGCCATCCGGGTTCGAGGCCGTGGCCCAGGACCGTCATGTCGACGAATCCGCCGCGGTCCGCGAAGGCGAGTCGGCGCGCGTTGCCGACCGTGACGAGAACGGGCTGGCGGGGGACCTGCGCGTTGAAGAACTGTCGCCACCCGCGCCGGTCTTGCAGCCAGGAGCGGCCCTCGTCGCCGCGCGCCATGAGGACGCGGCCGAGGATACGGGCACTGCGCTGGGAGCCGATGCCTCCGAAGCCGACCACGCCCGGGTAGTACCAGCCCTGCGACATGGCGGTAACCAGCAGAGATGACGCGAATTCGCCCACGCCGGCCGTGATGGCGAGCGCGAGCGAGGGAGATTCGTCGTCGATGAGAGGGGGTCGGAAACGCATTAGGGCAATCATAGGGCTTAGCGCATGCCGCGGCGCAAGAATCGAGTGACTTTTGTGCGAGTGGACCGTGATAGCTTGACCATGCTGTCAAGGCAGTGACGGTGTGTCTCCCAGGGAATGCCAGCTCAGTCGAGGGGCAGTTCGGGCGCGGGCGCGGCGTCGGTCTTGCGCAGCGTGGGCAGCCCGATCAGCATGAGGAGTACCATCGCCCACCCGGCGCCCGTCATGGTGAACAGGCCGCCGCGAGAGCCGACGGCGTCGATCGCGGGGCCCGCTACCGCCGTACCCAGTGACACGCCCAGGTTGATGGAGGTGGACATCCAGGTCAGGCCCTCCGTGAGTTTGGCCGCCGACACCGACTTTTGGACGAGGATGTTGACGTTCGTCATCGTGGGGGCGCAGGTCAGGCCGGTGATCAGGATGATCGCGGCCATGAGCCACATGTTGTCCGCCACGAGGAAGGCGCTCATGCCCGCTGCCATTGCGACCACGCCGACTGCGAATAGTTGCCACGTGGGGCGCCTCCACGTGCGCGCCCCGTAGATGAGGGCGGCGCTGAGCGACCCGATCGAGAAGATCGCCAGGAGGATACCGCCCATGGCGGGAACGCCGTGCTCCTCGGTGAAACTGACCAGCGCCACCTCCATCGCGCCGAAGGTCATGCCCATGCCGATGTAGGTCGCTGCCATGACGAGGACGACGGGATTGCGGATGACGGACTCGCGAGGAACATCGGGGTCGTGGGGAACGATCGCGGGCTCGGAGGAGCGACGCGACAGGAAGAGGGGGCCGCCGATGGCCAGGCACACGATAGAGATGGCCAGGCCGGTGGCGGGGTGAAAGGCTGTGCCCAGGACCGTGGCGAGAACGGGCCCCACGATGTAGACGAACTCGTCGACGGCGGACTCGAAGGCGTAGGCGGTCGTCAGCTGGCCCGGTTTGTTCAGGATTGTGGACCAGCGTGAACGTACGAGCGCGCCGGGAGCCCCCCACGTGGCGCCCGAGAGGGCGGCGGGGATGAAGAGCACCCACTCGGGCGCGTGAACAACGACGGCGGCCAGCAGCGCGCACATCGA is a window from the Schaalia odontolytica genome containing:
- a CDS encoding anaerobic ribonucleoside-triphosphate reductase activating protein, giving the protein MSGRSHCDEAGASWEGTSALGVPGLVPGRTVREWTPEDLQIAGLVPMSSVDWPGKFAASLFLQGCPWACPYCHNSAIIDPRIPGVVAWSALEELLARRCGLLDGVVFSGGEATRQVALGVAMARVRELGFGVGLHTAGPYPRRLVDLLGQGLVDWVGIDVKATPQNYEAVAARPGAGERAWESLGVVLAHPEVDHEVRLTVYPDGPGDGFEVATRAREMGVRSFALQQARDLGAPVGFSATRPGWDDQVRSLARDIETLDFDRFVFRGAS
- a CDS encoding variant leucine-rich repeat-containing protein gives rise to the protein MAEELHFDDPLAAAQDPSTDAEALRQLAYRYPELRVAVAAHPHAYRGLLDWLHQFNDPQVNAALEARDDYDGYIDSNGYLVMHGDVSGAVAGSSIRTSESGMYVLGQGGVNSYSQVERTTPYSAVVGSNAPVPKVGAREQVVAQVQRQSIMGSKSAQDPEATAVYPSASAGSSYPNASGAPARMHPTPQVYPGAGASYQVQSNASQQAVPQETKERRGFPFMAVILGILAITAAVLLAFVIYVFTRGYEGPAAGSAPSASSSSASDPTPSASATTEEPVKYPAPAGSITVDSFSSPSGNITCSFTADSVSCGIAESDWAEEGYASCSGSKVGVLSTSKDKAGQSCESAVPSGGNALAYGAAATKGDFACHSTQDGISCWNTKTGQSFALARGGWMTGTTGEISPEKFKWND
- a CDS encoding acyl-CoA dehydrogenase family protein encodes the protein MSFLDTDLLARIHERAADVDAHNTYPKRDLEELREAGYLSAFVPAEYGGAGLSLTQICAEQTALAAAAPGTALGINMHQIIVGLGRYLVAAGNARGEQILRDAAAGEVFGFGISEPGNDLVLFGSTTRATATADGYSFEGTKIFTSLSPVWTRLLIFGRAETEEGPKSVFGIVHRDDEGYSIKDDWDTLGMRATQSMTTLLEGVTVPAERILTITDPGPSADPVIFGIFSHFEILLAATYQGVGERAVEVAAEHVAKRRSVKNQTTYSNDPDIRWRIAEAALIMNAVGPQIRELARDIDEGVDRGRAWMPQLSAAKNTAAEATLRAVEQAMRACGGSAYYNTHELSRLYRDALAGLFQPSDQESLHAAWANLILGPIEKAQ
- a CDS encoding LytR C-terminal domain-containing protein, which translates into the protein MSTPNAPRNALTPRQRFLRERQQRQNTTFAVIGVVMLAAAVLASLVFTGIIPVPFGNDFSVKIKYAETGDIPCPTANAKPVAPEQVSVTVINTTQHQGLASKATDMLKTAGFQTQEPASADVEYTGKVRITAGPNAVDNAYSVARFFPGAHVRLTDEQDATVTVELGTFYDDAMSAEDVQRILKSMDPVEQPAKCRPMSGSEQDK
- a CDS encoding App1 family protein; amino-acid sequence: MIALMRFRPPLIDDESPSLALAITAGVGEFASSLLVTAMSQGWYYPGVVGFGGIGSQRSARILGRVLMARGDEGRSWLQDRRGWRQFFNAQVPRQPVLVTVGNARRLAFADRGGFVDMTVLGHGLEPGWHDATIQVLHAGDVRALGMSEETAAKLAATLRTATPLPAPASAMHEHPRKGRIRAGRPACVRVRIVSDYEHFGVVSDIDDTVMVSMLPRLVTAAKHAFVDRVSSREAVPGMSNLLTTLTTSSASSEGVPEGTHSPIMYLSTGAWNVVPTVRSFLERSGYPAGGFLMTDFGPSNTGWFRSGPEHKRRELRRLARMFPQIRWLLVGDDGQHDPEIYAEFAREFPHCVAGIAIRSLSEIEQFMAHGSFEAMVPDVLWTVPESIPVWYGSDGEALLENIRGRGTVGPLSSR
- a CDS encoding MFS transporter; the encoded protein is MLGTYLDILRYRQSWKFSAAGLVLRMPMSMVGLSTILMVRAEYGNYTLAGAVSAVGIIVMAVCAPILARKVDRHGQLRVMGPAWTVATLSMCALLAAVVVHAPEWVLFIPAALSGATWGAPGALVRSRWSTILNKPGQLTTAYAFESAVDEFVYIVGPVLATVLGTAFHPATGLAISIVCLAIGGPLFLSRRSSEPAIVPHDPDVPRESVIRNPVVLVMAATYIGMGMTFGAMEVALVSFTEEHGVPAMGGILLAIFSIGSLSAALIYGARTWRRPTWQLFAVGVVAMAAGMSAFLVADNMWLMAAIILITGLTCAPTMTNVNILVQKSVSAAKLTEGLTWMSTSINLGVSLGTAVAGPAIDAVGSRGGLFTMTGAGWAMVLLMLIGLPTLRKTDAAPAPELPLD